In Terriglobia bacterium, the genomic stretch TGGGGCAAGCAAGCCTCGTGATGGTGGGGCGCGTGGCGCATGTAAGCGAAACCAAAATTATCATGGGAGGGAAGGGCGAGCGCTCCCTCCTCCAATTCAAATTCGAACCGGTGCGGGTGCTCAAAGGCGTGTTCTCGCGGAAGTCCCTTTCCCTGACGAGCGACGACCTCGGAGTCCAGCGGTTTGGGGACGCCTCGCCCATCGAGGCCGGCCAGTTGCGTTTGTTGATGTTGGGGCGCTCGATGCAGGGTTTTGCCATCGTGCACGACTCCCCCAGCCTCGAGCAGGCGATCCCATTGTTGCAAGATCAAAACGACGGGTTGCTCGGGACTGTCAGGATATTGCTTGCCGTCAACGCCACCACCGACCGTGCCTCGAAAGACGCCTTATTGCTCGAGGGATTGCGGACTCAAAAAGGCGCACCGGCTATTCCGCTGCTGGTCGCCTTGAAGCGCCGCTCGCTGCTGGCTGCACAGACCCCGGGCACGATCGCGGCTGTGGCGCCTCACTTGAACGACTCTTCCCCCGCCGTGCGCGAGGCGGCGGCGAACACCCTCCACGATCTTTTCGAAGCTGATTATCTCGATCAACCCGTGCTCCGGGGCGACGCGGTCAATGCCCTGGCCGTATCGCTTGAGAAGTCCGATGCGGATGTTGCAGCCCGAGTCGCGGCATTCGAGGCAATGGGCACCGCAGGACCCGGCGCGCTGGAGAACCGGTCGGCCCGGGCACAGTTCGATCTCAACCGGCCTCTCACCTTTGCAGAGCAAGGCGCACGGCTCCGTGCCATGGGTCAGCTTAAGATGGGCGGCCAGGAAGCCGCGGTGATGGCCCTGCTCAGGCAAATGCCCCTGGATGCTCCCCCGGCAGTTCAATACGGGGCGGAATGGACAATGGCACGGTTGAAGCCGAGCGAAGGGATCCGAGAAATCGTCCTCAGGATCGAGAGGAAGTTCGAGTCGGGGCTCCCCGTCGTCACGGACTTGGATGTTCTGAGTGACCTGCCATCCGCCGACGCCACTCCGGCCCTACTTGAGGTCTCGAAACTCCCGCTGGACCATGCGGAGCAAAATGAGTTTGCCTCTGCCTGCCGAAAGATAGCCGACGGGCGATTAGTCGCGCCCCTGGCGCGTCTGCTCGTCCCGAACCAGTGGGATATCTGGTGGCAGGCGTCCGAAGCGCTGATCAGGATCGATACCGACGAGGCCGCCAAGGCGTTTGAGCCGCATCTGGGTCAGGAAACGAACCTGTTGCGGAAATTGGAAATGGCCGAATTCTTGGGTCGGCACGGAATTCGCGACGGCTATCCTTACGCCCTCGAACACATGTCTGAGCCGGATCTGCGTGAGCAAGCCGTTTCCGCCCTGGGCGCGATACGCGAGCCTCGAGCGGTGGGAGAACTCCGCAGAATCCTTGAAACCAGCAACGATGTGGCTTGGAACATCGCGGCCGTGCGGGCCCTGGGAAGGCTCGGTACAGTCGATTTGACGCCGCGACTGCTGGAACTGGCGCGAAACGAGAAGAGCCCGCTCGCCCCTTCAGCGCTCATTGCCCTCGGGGACCTTCACGAACCCCGGGTCCTCGAACTCGTCCGGGCAGGCTTGTCCTCGCGGAATATGGAAGTGTTGACAGCCAGTGCCCGAGCGGCCGGCAACCTCGCGGCATTACCCGGCGTCAGCGCCGAGGACATTCGCGATCAGCTTGCCTCACTGCTTGCTGATCCGGGCGCTCCCCAGGAGGCGCGCATCGCCGCCCTTGATTCGCTTGAGGCGTTAAATGATCGGCGTCTCGATGGCGCGCTGGCTCGAGCGGTGCGCGATGCGGGACTCGAGGAAAGCAGCCTCCTCCTCAAAATCGAAAAGTTACTGCGGGAACGAAAGGTAAAACTGATGCCTTAACTTGGATTCCGTCGATCTTCTGCCCCCACCCTCGCTCCGTCCCGCAAAGAGCGCGGGACGGACCTTCCTGCCAAGGCGGATCTTCGGCAGGTGTGGTTACACTCGGGCAGCCCTCTGGGCCGAATCGTAGTCTCCGCCTCCCTGGGCCGGATCGCACTCTCCACCTCCCCGGGCCAAGTCAAACTCTCCACGTCCTTGGTGGAGCAGTTCCATCCAACCTTCTTCCCACCACAATCTCCTTCCCAGAACACGCCTCGGCGCCGGGATTTAAAGTCAGAAATCCCTTGCCCCCGCCAATCCGGTTGTTGTAGTCTCCCTCCAGTTTGCGAGCCTCCACAAGCCCGTTCGCGCGGGAGAGCGGGAGACTTCGCGCACGAGGAGGCATTGAGAAACTCAGCCCATTCCATTCAAGCACTACTCATTATTCTTTAGGATTAGGACAATCAGATTCGTGGGTACAATCCCATCCTCAACCGCGACGTTCGCGGGTCAGCAACAGTCGGAGGACATTCCACTTTGTCTTTCCATGCCTCTGGCGGGGCCGGAATCCCATAGCGCCCCACATCGTCGTTGAGTTCAAGCTGAAGTTTGACCGGGAGATTTTATGTCAGTGTTTGTACCTTTGCTCCAGACCCGCTGAAATGAGGTAGCAAGATGGTTTCAGAGAGATCCCGCATCGAATCCGGCAGCCGACGGTCCTTACTCCTGTTGGGTAATGTGATTCTGATGTTTTCGATGGCAACACTTTGGGGCCAGGAACCCACGGCGGCGATAACGGGAACCGTTCAGGATACATCCGGCGCAGCCGTTCCCAGGGCGTCCGTGACCCTGACGGCTGTGGGGACAGGAAAGACGCGGGCGCTGGTCACCGATGAAAGGGGCAACTACTCGGCACTCTCGATCCCGGTCGGCAGGTATGAAGTCAGGGTTGAAAAAGCCGGGTTCAAGGCTTTCGTGAGAACGGGCGTCACGCTCGAGGTGGCCAACCAAACCATCGTCGATGTGCGGCTCGAAGTGGGCGATGTGCAACAGACGATGACGGTGACGGGAGAGGCGCCGCTTGTCAACACGACCGTAGCGGCGACGAGTGGCCTTGTAGGAGAACGCCAGGTAAAGGATCTGCCCCTCAACGGCCGTAGCTTCGATCAGCTGCTGACCCTCAACACGGGGACGAGCAATTACACGAATAATTATCATTCCGGGGTGCAGGGGAATGCCTTTTCTGTGGCGGGGAGGCGGCCCGAAGAGAATCGCTTCCTGATGAACGGAGTTGACTACATCGGGACGGACGACAGCGGCCAGATCGTTTTGCCAAGCGGCGCCAGCGGACTCTTGCTGGGGGTGGATGCCGTGCTGGAGTTCAATGTGCTTCAGGACTCTTACGGAGCCCAATATGGGAAGCGGGCCGGCGGTCAGGTCACCATCGTCACCTCTTCGGGGACCAACCAGCTGCACGGAGATGTCTTCGAGTTTTTCCGCAACAGCGCCCTGGACGCCCGGAATTTCTTTGATCACTCAGTCGGGCCATCCCCGTTTAAGCGAAATCAATTTGGAGGAGCCCTGGGAGGGCCGATCAAGAAAGATAAACTCTTCCTGTTCGGAAACTACGAAGGCTTTCGTCAGCGGCTTGGGCTCAGCAACGTCGCGGTGGTGCCGGATGCGAATGCACGGCAAGGACTCTTGCCGATCGGGCCGGGCGGCGCCGAGGTCCCGGTGCCCGGGTTGCAGCCGAAAATGTTGCCGTTCTTTGCCTATTGGCCGACTCCGAATGGTCCCACGCTGGGCGGCGGATTGGCGCTGAACTTCAGCAATCCCCCTCAGCGGATTCGGGAGGACTTTGGCCTGACGAGACTTGATTACTCGATGTCGGCGAACGATTCACTTTCGGCCAGCTATACCCTTGACGATGGTGAAAATGACACGCCACAGGCCGATCCTGTTTTTTTGACCTCAACGATCCAGCGCACGCAATTGCTGAGCGTTCAGGAGACCCATGTGTTCTCCCCGACGATTTTGAACACGACGACCTTTGGGTTCTCCCGGGCTTTCGCCCTTTCTCAGACGCCGACCAACGTCCCCATCCCACCGTCCTTGTGGTTGATCAGTGCGACTGCCCCGGGCGCTATCAGCATCGGCGGCGGCGTCGTGAGCACGGTGGCGGCCGCCGTGACATCGCCCGCCGGTACCCGCACCACCCGAAATGCGCGAAACCTCTTTACCGGTTCCGACGACGTCCACTTCACCCGGGGGGGACATTCCATCAGTGCAGGCGTCTGGATTCAACGGGTGCAGCAGAACCTGAGTGGCGCGCACCTGGCCCTGAGCGGTTCGGTCAGCTACCCTTCCTTGACGGCATTTCTGCAGGATAAGCCCACTTCGTTTGTCGCGACGCCGAATCCAACCCCATTGGGTCACCGCTCGACGGAAGCGGCCGGGTACATCGAAGATGACATCAAGCTCAAACCGAATTTGACAATTCGTATCGGTTTGCGGGATGAGATGACGACAGGGTGGAATGAGGTTTCAGGGCGAGCTGCCAACTACCTCTTCGACACTCAAGGGATGATCCTGACGGATCCCCTCGTGGGTGACTCTATTTTTACTCAGAACCATGCCCACGCCCTGTGGCAGCCGCGGCTTGGCGTCGCCTGGGATCCGACGGGCACAGGAAGGTGGTCCGTTCGGGCCGGCTTCGGCATTTATAACGATCTTCAAGACAGTCTGGCACACCGGATCAGCGCCAATCCGCCATTCAATGCGCGCATGTCCATCTCGAACACC encodes the following:
- a CDS encoding HEAT repeat domain-containing protein produces the protein MEENQRRSRKFGARVVSVILLYLLLAGPTLSFAYHEWFRGLDLESALGQASLVMVGRVAHVSETKIIMGGKGERSLLQFKFEPVRVLKGVFSRKSLSLTSDDLGVQRFGDASPIEAGQLRLLMLGRSMQGFAIVHDSPSLEQAIPLLQDQNDGLLGTVRILLAVNATTDRASKDALLLEGLRTQKGAPAIPLLVALKRRSLLAAQTPGTIAAVAPHLNDSSPAVREAAANTLHDLFEADYLDQPVLRGDAVNALAVSLEKSDADVAARVAAFEAMGTAGPGALENRSARAQFDLNRPLTFAEQGARLRAMGQLKMGGQEAAVMALLRQMPLDAPPAVQYGAEWTMARLKPSEGIREIVLRIERKFESGLPVVTDLDVLSDLPSADATPALLEVSKLPLDHAEQNEFASACRKIADGRLVAPLARLLVPNQWDIWWQASEALIRIDTDEAAKAFEPHLGQETNLLRKLEMAEFLGRHGIRDGYPYALEHMSEPDLREQAVSALGAIREPRAVGELRRILETSNDVAWNIAAVRALGRLGTVDLTPRLLELARNEKSPLAPSALIALGDLHEPRVLELVRAGLSSRNMEVLTASARAAGNLAALPGVSAEDIRDQLASLLADPGAPQEARIAALDSLEALNDRRLDGALARAVRDAGLEESSLLLKIEKLLRERKVKLMP
- a CDS encoding carboxypeptidase regulatory-like domain-containing protein produces the protein MVSERSRIESGSRRSLLLLGNVILMFSMATLWGQEPTAAITGTVQDTSGAAVPRASVTLTAVGTGKTRALVTDERGNYSALSIPVGRYEVRVEKAGFKAFVRTGVTLEVANQTIVDVRLEVGDVQQTMTVTGEAPLVNTTVAATSGLVGERQVKDLPLNGRSFDQLLTLNTGTSNYTNNYHSGVQGNAFSVAGRRPEENRFLMNGVDYIGTDDSGQIVLPSGASGLLLGVDAVLEFNVLQDSYGAQYGKRAGGQVTIVTSSGTNQLHGDVFEFFRNSALDARNFFDHSVGPSPFKRNQFGGALGGPIKKDKLFLFGNYEGFRQRLGLSNVAVVPDANARQGLLPIGPGGAEVPVPGLQPKMLPFFAYWPTPNGPTLGGGLALNFSNPPQRIREDFGLTRLDYSMSANDSLSASYTLDDGENDTPQADPVFLTSTIQRTQLLSVQETHVFSPTILNTTTFGFSRAFALSQTPTNVPIPPSLWLISATAPGAISIGGGVVSTVAAAVTSPAGTRTTRNARNLFTGSDDVHFTRGGHSISAGVWIQRVQQNLSGAHLALSGSVSYPSLTAFLQDKPTSFVATPNPTPLGHRSTEAAGYIEDDIKLKPNLTIRIGLRDEMTTGWNEVSGRAANYLFDTQGMILTDPLVGDSIFTQNHAHALWQPRLGVAWDPTGTGRWSVRAGFGIYNDLQDSLAHRISANPPFNARMSISNTPMLSIIPIPGGTQPPPSCNAQLQAAKTPCSIFSPGGVDPEMRTPTVQEWSLTLEREITRNLKFLVGYVGSEAYHTSLSIDRNVAPPQICSAPAGCASGGVGSAVATVPQGTLYMPPGMRPNPFVANTFSWLFQGTSNYHALNVSVVKRASSGLSFKVNYTFSKIMDLNSAITNSSGQNEPQSILNPFNFALNRGVSAYSLKHQFNTHFTYELPIGRGRSLGGNASRFVEELIGGWQWNGIITAQSGFPFTPQVGANVSGTGDTFNPDVPNWNPAFSGPVIPGTPDHWFDPRAFTRPLPGTFGNVARGSLIGPGLFTIDTSLFKEFSMGEKLTLQFRAETFNLLNHANFGIPSQVVFSGTNIANSAGVVTSTATTSRQMQLALKLIF